DNA from Streptomyces rishiriensis:
GACCGAGTCCTCCAGGTCCAGGGAACGCACGAGATACGTACGGCCCTGGTGGAGGTGGACGGCGCCCTCGTGGACGGTGGTGTGGGAGGAGCCGGCGTCGACCGTGCCGAGCAGTCGGCCGGTGCCCGCCTCCACGACCTGGACGGGCCGGCCACCCTCGCCGCGGATGTCAGCGAGGTCGGCGGCCCGCTCCCGGCGGGTCCAGTGCCAGGCCTTGGTCCGGCGGCGCAGCAGCTTCGCGGCCTCCAGCTGCGGCAGCAGGCCCTCGGTCTCCGGGCCGAACAGAGCCAGATCCTCGTCCGTCAGCGGGAGCTCCGCGGCGGCCGCGCACAGATGCGGGGCCAGGACGTAGGGGTTGTCGGGGTCGAGGACGGTCGACTCCACCGGGCGGTCGAACAGCGCCTCCGGGTGGTGGACCAGGAAGGTGTCCAGCGGGTCGTCCCGGGCGACGAGAACCGCCAGTGCGCCCTGCCCGGACCGGCCGGCGCGGCCGGCCTGCTGCCACAGGGACGCACGCGTGCCCGGGTAGCCGGCGATCAGGACGGCGTCGAGACCCGAGACGTCGATGCCGAGTTCCAGGGCGGTGGTCGCGGCGAGACCGAGGAGCTCGCCCGAGTGCAGGGCCTGCTCCAGGGCGCGTCGTTCCTCGGGAAGGTAACCGCCGCGGTAGGCCGCGACACGCCGGGCCAGTGAACGGTCTACCTCGGCGAGGCGTTCCTGGGCGATCAGCGCGATCAGCTCGGCGCCCCGTCGGGAGCGGACGAAGGCGACGGTGCGCACGCCCTGGACGGCGAGGTCGGTCAGCAGGTCGGCGGTTTCGGCGGTGGCGGTACGCCGGACGGGTGCGCCCTTCTCGCCCACCATCTCGGTGAGCGGCGGCTCCCAGAGGGCGAACACCAGTTCACCGCGGGGTGAGGCGTCGTCGGCCACCTCGACGACCGGGAGCCCGGTGAGGCGCCCGGCGGCCACCGCGGGTTCGGCGGCGGTGGCGGAGGCCAGCAGGAAGACCGGGGAGGAGCCGTAGCGGGCGCACAGGCGCCGAAGGCGGCGCAGCACGTGGGCGACGTGGGAGCCGAACACGCCGCGGTAGGTGTGGCACTCGTCGATGACGACGTACTTCAGGGACTTCAGGAAGGAGGACCAGCGGGGGTGGGACGGGAGGATGCCCAGGTGCAGCATGTCCGGGTTGGTGAGGACGTAGTTGGCGTACTGCCGGATCCATTCCCGTTCCTCGAACGGAGTGTCGCCGTCGTACACGGCCGGCCGTACGGCGTGGCCCAGCGGTTGTGAAAGTTCCTTCACGGAGCGGCACTGGTCCGCTGCCAGGGCCTTGGTGGGGGCCAGGTAGAGGGTGGTGGCCCCGCGGCCGTTCGGGGCCTCGGAGCCCTCCAGGAGGGCCGTGAGGACCGGTACGAGGTAGGCCAGGGACTTGCCGGACGCGGTGCCCGTGGCGACCACGACCGACTCGCCGTCCAGGGCGTGCTCGGCGGCCCGGGCCTGGTGGGCCCAGGGGTGTTCGATGCCGCAGGCCTGCACGGCCGCGATGACCTCGGGACGAATACGGTCCGGCCAGACGGCATGGCGGCCCTCACGCGGGGGCAAGTGCTCCGTATGAGTGATGCGCGACGCGCGGCTCGGTCCCGGGGCGAGCCGGTCCAGGACCGTGGCCGGGGACAGGCGGGGCACGGCCTCGGGCGAGGGTCCATCGGATCGGTGATTCTTGGCCATCGGCACCGAGTGTGTCACCGGCGTGACGG
Protein-coding regions in this window:
- a CDS encoding DEAD/DEAH box helicase translates to MAFNHLPAGVHDALAPLSVTPVTHSVPMAKNHRSDGPSPEAVPRLSPATVLDRLAPGPSRASRITHTEHLPPREGRHAVWPDRIRPEVIAAVQACGIEHPWAHQARAAEHALDGESVVVATGTASGKSLAYLVPVLTALLEGSEAPNGRGATTLYLAPTKALAADQCRSVKELSQPLGHAVRPAVYDGDTPFEEREWIRQYANYVLTNPDMLHLGILPSHPRWSSFLKSLKYVVIDECHTYRGVFGSHVAHVLRRLRRLCARYGSSPVFLLASATAAEPAVAAGRLTGLPVVEVADDASPRGELVFALWEPPLTEMVGEKGAPVRRTATAETADLLTDLAVQGVRTVAFVRSRRGAELIALIAQERLAEVDRSLARRVAAYRGGYLPEERRALEQALHSGELLGLAATTALELGIDVSGLDAVLIAGYPGTRASLWQQAGRAGRSGQGALAVLVARDDPLDTFLVHHPEALFDRPVESTVLDPDNPYVLAPHLCAAAAELPLTDEDLALFGPETEGLLPQLEAAKLLRRRTKAWHWTRRERAADLADIRGEGGRPVQVVEAGTGRLLGTVDAGSSHTTVHEGAVHLHQGRTYLVRSLDLEDSVALVQEADPPYSTVARDTTSISVLETDVEIPWGQGRLCYGSVEVTNQVVSFLRRRVITGEVMGESKLDLPPRTLRTRAVWWTVTEDQLDAARINPEILGGALHAAEHASIGMLPLFATCDRWDIGGVSVPLHPDTLLPTVFVYDGHPGGAGFAERAFHTARSWLTATRQAIASCECDAGCPSCIQSPKCGNGNEPLHKRGAVRLLTELLREAPEEKAPEQPAPEGEPPTAPEKRPQKAHAKGATAAAGEVARAEPHPQDPPAP